One genomic segment of Ricinus communis isolate WT05 ecotype wild-type chromosome 5, ASM1957865v1, whole genome shotgun sequence includes these proteins:
- the LOC8265020 gene encoding protein DETOXIFICATION 9 — MEETVPNIEEKAWPAQELRKLSFMAAPMVVVSVSQYLLPTVSLMMAGHLGSLPLSGVSVASSFTNATGFALLIGLSGALETLCGQAYGAGQYKKFGSYLYCAIISLLPICLPASILWIFMDRILISIGLDPKISMEACRYSIGLIPALFGFAILQSLVRYFQTQSLILPMLISSCATLSAHIPLCWALVFKWEFGAIGGAMSIGLSYWLNVIFLACYMRWSSSCEKTRVLCWKDVFSSISEFWRFALPSAVMVCLEWWTFELLTLLAGFLPNSKLETSVLSICITTTTVNYYVQYGLGAAASTRVSNELGSGNPQKARSVVRVILAVSITEAVIVSTALFCCRRIFGYAYSNDKEVVNYVTEIAPLLCLSVIMDSLQAVLSGIARGCGWQRTGAVINFSAYNFVGVPVSVVLCFVVHLKGKGLWIGVLTGSVVQVALLALMTASTDWQKQATMAKERMFKRQLEQTMDGIEL, encoded by the exons ATGGAAGAGACAGTGCCTAACATTGAAGAGAAGGCATGGCCTGCGCAAGAGCTAAGGAAGTTAAGCTTCATGGCCGCACCAATGGTGGTCGTTTCAGTATCACAGTACCTGTTGCCGACCGTTTCACTGATGATGGCAGGCCACCTTGGTAGCTTACCCCTTTCTGGTGTGTCAGTTGCTTCTTCCTTCACCAATGCTACTGGCTTCGCTCTCCTT ATAGGATTATCTGGAGCTCTAGAAACTCTGTGTGGGCAGGCTTATGGAGCAGGCCAATACAAAAAGTTTGGAAGCTATCTCTACTGTGCAATAATATCTCTACTTCCAATTTGTCTTCCTGCATCTATTCTGTGGATATTCATGGACAGAATATTGATATCAATAGGTTTAGACCCTAAAATTTCAATGGAAGCTTGCAGATACTCAATTGGACTTATACCAGCTTTATTCGGCTTTGCAATTCTTCAATCTTTGGTTCGCTACTTCCAAACTCAAAGTTTGATTCTTCCAATGCTCATAAGCTCTTGTGCAACTCTTTCAGCCCATATTCCACTCTGTTGGGCTTTAGTTTTTAAGTGGGAATTTGGAGCTATTGGAGGAGCGATGTCCATTGGTCTGTCTTATTGGTTAAATGTTATCTTTCTTGCTTGTTACATGAGATGGTCTTCTTCTTGTGAGAAAACAAGAGTCCTCTGCTGGAAAGATGTTTTCTCAAGCATTAGCGAGTTTTGGCGCTTCGCCCTCCCGTCTGCTGTAATGGTTTG TCTTGAATGGTGGACATTTGAGCTACTTACATTGCTAGCTGGATTCCTACCAAATTCGAAGCTTGAAACATCAGTTCTTTCTATCTG CATTACGACTACAACAGTAAACTACTATGTACAATATGGTCTTGGCGCTGCTGCGAG CACTCGAGTCTCTAACGAGCTAGGATCAGGAAATCCACAGAAAGCTCGATCTGTCGTTCGTGTAATACTTGCTGTTTCAATTACAGAGGCAGTTATAGTAAGCACAGCACTCTTCTGCTGCCGCAGGATTTTTGGATATGCGTACAGCAACGACAAGGAAGTTGTGAACTATGTTACTGAAATAGCTCCCTTGCTTTGTCTTTCGGTTATAATGGATAGCTTACAAGCAGTACTTTCTG GGATTGCCAGAGGATGTGGGTGGCAACGCACAGGGGCAGTTATCAACTTCAGCGCGTATAATTTTGTTGGAGTTCCAGTGTCTGTTGTGTTATGCTTTGTTGTACATCTTAAAGGCAAAGGGCTTTGGATTGGAGTACTTACAGGGTCTGTTGTGCAAGTAGCATTGCTCGCCCTCATGACTGCTTCAACAGATTGGCAGAAACAG GCAACCATGGCAAAGGAGAGAATGTTTAAGAGACAATTGGAGCAGACAATGGATGGAATTGAACTTTGA
- the LOC8265017 gene encoding protein DETOXIFICATION 2 codes for MVQLMESGAEAGSEEKKWAITWGGFMEELKKESYIAAPMVVVSVLQYLLQVVSVMMVGHLGELALSSVAIATSLTNAVGFSLLSGMAGGVETLCGQAYGAQQYHKLGTYTFSAIISLVMVCPPICLLWIFMDRLLPLIGQDSEISNQACKYSIWLIPALFGSAILKPVTRFLQTQSVIFPMLLSSLFILFFHTLACWTFVYKLELGYKGPALAFSLSVWLNVILLGFYIKYSSACNKTRSPLSKHAFYGVGEFFRLGVPSAVMVCLKWWSMELLTLLSGLLPNPKLETSVLSICLTISTLHFTIPYGFGAAASTRVSNELGAGNPQSARLAVMVAICLAGAEAAIVSATVFFSRHVLGYAYSNNKQVVNYVAIMAPLICLSFILDSLQAVLSGVARGCGWQKIGAYINLGAFYLVGLPVGAVLGFVSHLKGKGLWIGIIAGSIVQSTLLSLITGSTNWKKQVTKARERIF; via the exons atgGTGCAGTTGATGGAAAGTGGGGCAGAAGCAGGGAGTGAAGAGAAAAAATGGGCAATAACATGGGGTGGGTTTATGGAAGagctaaaaaaagaaagctaTATAGCAGCACCAATGGTGGTGGTATCAGTGTTACAGTATCTGCTGCAAGTTGTATCTGTGATGATGGTTGGCCATCTTGGAGAGCTTGCCCTTTCCAGTGTTGCCATTGCCACTTCTCTTACTAATGCTGTTGGATTTAGCCTTCTT TCAGGGATGGCAGGTGGAGTAGAAACTCTATGTGGTCAAGCTTATGGAGCTCAGCAATATCACAAGCTTGGAACTTATACTTTCAGTGCTATCATTTCGCTTGTAATGGTTTGTCCTCCAATATGCCTGCTCTGGATTTTCATGGACAGATTACTTCCTCTCATAGGCCAGGATTCTGAAATCTCCAATCAAGCTTGCAAATACTCAATATGGCTAATCCCTGCACTATTTGGAAGTGCAATCCTTAAGCCTGTAACCCGTTTTCTCCAGACACAAAGTGTCATTTTTCCAATGCTTTTGAGCTCACTTTTCATTCTATTTTTCCATACACTTGCATGTTGGACCTTTGTGTATAAGCTAGAATTAGGATACAAGGGTCCGGCCTTAGCCTTCAGTTTATCAGTTTGGTTGAACGTGATACTACTTGGCTTTTATATAAAGTACTCTTCAGCCTGCAACAAAACTCGATCGCCATTGTCGAAACATGCATTTTATGGTGTTGGAGAATTTTTTCGCCTCGGAGTCCCTTCTGCTGTAATGGTTTG CCTTAAATGGTGGTCGATGGAGTTGCTAACTTTGCTTTCTGGGCTATTACCAAATCCAAAATTGGAGACGTCTGTGCTATCTATATG CCTTACAATTTCTACATTGCATTTCACCATACCATACGGATTTGGAGCTGCTGCAAG CACAAGAGTTTCAAATGAGCTGGGCGCTGGGAATCCTCAATCAGCTCGATTAGCTGTTATGGTGGCAATTTGTCTTGCTGGAGCGGAGGCAGCAATTGTAAGTGCGACTGTCTTCTTTTCCCGGCATGTCTTAGGATATGCTTATAGCAATAACAAGCAGGTCGTGAATTATGTGGCAATCATGGCTCCTCTCATTTGTCTCTCATTTATTCTGGACAGTTTACAAGCAGTGCTTTCTG GTGTTGCTAGAGGATGTGGATGGCAGAAAATAGGAGCCTACATAAATCTTGGTGCGTTTTACCTAGTTGGACTTCCAGTAGGTGCTGTGCTTGGTTTTGTATCTcatttaaaaggaaaaggcCTTTGGATTGGAATAATAGCAGGATCTATTGTTCAATCAACTCTACTTTCTCTTATTACAGGCTccacaaattggaaaaaacaG GTAACTAAGGCAAGGGAAAGGATATTCTAA
- the LOC8265016 gene encoding 2-hydroxyacyl-CoA lyase: MADSNPQNAPESRIDGNILAAKSLARYGVTHMFGVVGIPVTSLANRAVSLGIRFVAFHNEQSAGYAASAYGYLTGKPGLLLTVSGPGCVHGLAGLSNAMVNTWPMVMISGSCDQNDVGKGDFQELDQIEAVKPFVKFSVKVKDIKEIPNCVFQVLDRAVSGRPGGCYLDIPSDVLHQTVDESEAESLLSDAFKPKSIVNEFNTKSSDFERAAELLRTAERPLIVFGKGAAYARAESELKKLVELTGIPFLPTPMGKGILPDNHELAASAARSLAIGKCDVALVVGARLNWLLHFGQPPKWSKDVKFILVDVCEDEIKLRKPHLGLVGDAKKVLEIINKEIKDDPFCLAKNHPWVEAISSKVKENVSRMESQLAKNVVPFNFLTPMRIIRDAILGVGSPAPIVVSEGANTMDVGRAVLVQTEPRTRLDAGTWGTMGVGLGYCIAAAVAEPNRLVVAVEGDSGFGFSAMEVETLVRYKLPVVVIVFNNGGVYGGDRRSPEEIAGPFKDDPAPTSFVPGAAYHILIKAFGGKGYLVATPDELKSALSESFSAREPTVINVTIDPYAGAESGRLQHKN; this comes from the exons ATGGCAGACTCAAATCCCCAAAATGCCCCTGAATCCCGAATCGACGGCAATATTCTCGCCGCCAAATCCCTCGCCCGATACGGCGTAACCCACATGTTCGGTGTCGTCGGAATCCCCGTAACTTCGCTGGCAAACCGTGCCGTATCTCTCGGAATCCGTTTCGTGGCCTTCCACAACGAACAATCCGCTGGTTACGCAGCCTCCGCCTACGGTTACCTCACAGGCAAACCCGGATTACTTCTAACGGTATCCGGCCCGGGTTGTGTCCATGGGCTAGCGGGTTTATCTAACGCCATGGTTAATACTTGGCCGATGGTAATGATTTCTGGGTCATGTGATCAAAACGATGTTGGAAAAGGAGATTTTCAGGAACTTGATCAAATAGAAGCAGTGAAACCATTTGTGAAATTTTCTGTTAAAGTTAAAGATATTAAAGAAATACCTAATTGTGTTTTTCAGGTTCTTGATCGGGCTGTTTCAGGCCGGCCCGGTGGTTGTTATTTAGATATTCCATCTGATGTTTTGCATCAGACTGTTGATGAATCAGAAGCTGAAAGTTTGTTGAGTGATGCTTTCAAGCCGAAATCGATAGTAAATGAGTTTAACACTAAGAGTTCAGATTTTGAAAGAGCGGCCGAGTTGCTTCGAACAGCGGAAAGGCCTTTGATTGTGTTTGGTAAAGGGGCTGCTTATGCACGAGCCGAGAGTGAATTGAAGAAATTAGTGGAGTTAACAGGAATCCCTTTTTTGCCAACTCCGATGGGTAAAGGGATATTGCCTGATAATCATGAACTTGCAGCAAGTGCAGCTAGATCACTTGCTATTGGTAAATGTGATGTTGCACTTGTTGTTGGTGCTAGACTTAATTGGTTATTGCATTTTGGCCAGCCTCCTAAGTGGTCTAAGGATGTTAAGTTTATATTAGTTGATGTTTGTGAAGATGAGATTAAGTTGAGGAAACCACATTTGGGTTTAGTTGGAGATGCTAAAAAGGTGTTGGAAATTATCAACAAGGAGATTAAAGATGATCCTTTTTGTTTGGCCAAGAATCATCCTTGGGTTGAGGCCATTTCGAGCAAAGTAAAGGAGAATGTATCAAGAATGGAGAGTCAGTTGGCCAAGAATGTTGTTCCGTTTAATTTCTTGACGCCTATGAGGATCATTAGAGACGCTATTTTAGGAGTGGGGAGTCCTGCTCCTATAGTTGTTTCTGAGGGGGCTAATACTATGGATGTTGGAAGAGCTGTTTTGGTACAGACTGAGCCTAGGACTAGGTTGGATGCTGGAACTTGGGGAACCATGGGGGTTGGGTTGGGTTACTGTATTGCTGCTGCTGTAGCTGAACCTAATCGTCTTGTAGTTGCAGTTGAAGGTGACTCTGGATTTGGGTTCAGTGCCATGGAAGTTGAG acaTTGGTTAGGTACAAGTTGCCTGTGGTTGTGATAGTTTTTAACAATGGTGGCGTATACGGTGGTGATCGGAGGAGCCCTGAAGAAATAGCAGGGCCTTTTAAAGATGATCCAGCGCCCACTTCTTTTGTCCCTGGGGCTGCTTATCACATTCTAATCAAAGCATTTGGTGGCAAAGGCTATCTAGTTGCAACACCTGATGAACTGAAGTCTGCCCTTTCAGAATCCTTTTCTGCACGAGAGCCAACTGTAATAAATGTTACCATTGATCCTTACGCCGGTGCAGAAAGCGGTAGGCTACAAcacaaaaactaa